Proteins encoded together in one Miscanthus floridulus cultivar M001 chromosome 16, ASM1932011v1, whole genome shotgun sequence window:
- the LOC136511877 gene encoding NAD(P)H dehydrogenase (quinone) FQR1-like: protein MAVKVYVVFYSTYGHVAKLAEEIKKGAASVEGVEVKIWQVPEILSEEVLGKMGAPPKTDAPIITPQELAEADGILFGFPTRFGMMASQMKAFFDATGGLWREQSLAGKPAGLFFSTGTQGGGQETTPLTAVTQLTHHGMVFVPVGYTFGAKIFDMESVHGGSPYGAGTFAGDGSRWPTEVELEHAFHQGKYFAGIAKKLKGGSA from the exons ATGGCGGTCAAGGTCTACGTCGT GTTTTACTCCACCTACGGGCATGTTGCCAAGCTAGCTGAGGAGATCAAGAAAGGTGCCGCGTCAGTTGAAGGCGTGGAGGTCAAAATATGGCAG GTCCCAGAAATTCTGTCCGAGGAGGTGCTCGGCAAGATGGGTGCGCCACCCAAGACGGACGCGCCGATCATCACGCCGCAGGAGCTCGCGGAGGCCGACGGCATCCTCTTCGGGTTTCCCACGCGGTTCGGCATGATGGCGTCACAGATGAAGGCCTTCTTCGACGCCACCGGCGGGCTGTGGCGGGAGCAGAGCCTGGCTGGCAAGCCCGCCGGCCTCTTCTTCAGCACCGGCACCCAGGGCGGCGGCCAGGAGACCACGCC GCTGACGGCGGTGACGCAGCTGACGCACCACGGGATGGTGTTCGTGCCGGTGGGGTACACGTTCGGCGCCAAAATATTCGACATGGAGAGCGTGCACGGCGGCAGCCCGTACGGCGCGGGCACGTTCGCCGGGGACGGGTCGCGGTGGCCGACGGAAGTGGAGCTGGAGCACGCCTTCCACCAGGGCAAGTACTTCGCCGGCATCGCCAAGAAGCTCAAGGGCGGCTCCGCCTGA
- the LOC136511868 gene encoding receptor-like serine/threonine-protein kinase SD1-8 isoform X1 yields MSPNHQLRLAAALPLLLLLPAASTARDTIAPGQPLRGNDTLVSSGAGSFVLGFFSPPGSNNTYVGIWYAKVPIRTVVWVANRAAPVRGPAGDNAGATLSVSSEECALAVADANATVVWSSASASPRPGSAASGGGGGPCTARIRDDGNLAVSDQRGRVVWQGFDHPTDTLLPGMRLGVDFAAGTNMTLTAWASPSDPSPSAVVAAMDTSGDPEVFIWNGPTKVWRSGPWDGVQFTGVPDTVTYKGMGFSFRFVNDGREATYSFQVRDAGIVSRLALNSTGGVVGGGGLMQRWTWLEATGAWGLYWYAPKDQCDAVSPCGPNGVCDTNKVPACSCLPGFTPRSPASWAMRDGQDGCVRATPLDCGSNRTSSTDGFAPLPHAKVPDTTRAVVDFGSSLDQCRQRCLRNCSCTAYASANLTGAPGHRGCVLWTGGLEDLRVYPSFGQELYLRLAAADLASMGKSKKKVSMVVAVVVSITAALAVLLAITGFFIWRAKKTKARKPGSAIWTAGSRNKDGSEGKDHGDDLELPVYDFETIAAATEGFSTENKLGEGGFGPVYKGKLEDGQEIAVKTLSRTSTQGLEEFKNEVLLIAKLQHRNLVRLIGCSISGPDKILIYEYMENKSLDFFMFDTTKSKLLDWQTRYRIIEGIARGLLYLHQDSRYRIIHRDLKTSNILLDKDMTPKISDFGMARMFGSDDTEINTLRVVGTYGYMAPEYAMDGVFSVKSDVFSFGVIVLEIIAGKRNRGVYSYSGHLNLLAHAWSLLNEGNGLDLVDENLNGSFNSDEVLKCLKVGLLCVQENPDDRPLMSQVLMMLASTDTASLPTPKQPGFAARRAAAEDTSWSKPDCSIVDSMTITMVEGR; encoded by the exons ATGTCGCCCAAccaccagctccgcctcgccgcgGCTCTTCCTCTGCTGCTGCTTCTCCCCGCGGCTTCCACCGCCAGGGACACCATCGCGCCGGGCCAGCCGCTCCGGGGAAACGACACGCTCGTCTCGTCGGGCGCCGGCAGCTTCGTGCTGGGCTTCTTCTCCCCGCCGGGCTCCAACAATACCTACGTCGGGATCTGGTACGCCAAGGTGCCCATCCGCACCGTCGTCTGGGTGGCCAACCGCGCCGCCCCCGTCCGTGGCCCCGCGGGGGACAACGCCGGCGCCACGCTCTCCGTGTCCAGCGAAGAATGCGCGCTCGCCGTCGCGGACGCCAACGCCACGGTGGTGTggtcgtcggcgtcggcgtccccGCGGCCCGGATCCGCGGcctcgggcggcggcggcgggccatGCACGGCGCGGATCCGCGACGACGGCAACCTGGCGGTGTCGGACCAGCGCGGGCGCGTGGTGTGGCAGGGGTTCGACCACCCCACCGACACGCTGCTCCCGGGGATGCGGCTCGGGGTGGACTTCGCGGCCGGGACGAACATGACGCTGACGGCGTGGGCGAGCCCCTCCGACCCGTCGCCGAGCGCCGTGGTGGCGGCGATGGACACGTCGGGCGACCCGGAGGTGTTCATCTGGAACGGGCCCACCAAGGTGTGGCGGTCGGGGCCCTGGGACGGCGTGCAGTTCACGGGCGTCCCGGACACCGTCACCTACAAGGGCATGGGGTTCAGCTTCCGCTTCGTCAACGACGGGCGCGAGGCCACCTACAGCTTCCAGGTCCGGGACGCCGGCATCGTCTCCCGGCTGGCGCTCAACAGCACGGGCGGCGTCGTCGGCGGTGGTGGGTTGATGCAGCGGTGGACGTGGCTGGAGGCCACCGGCGCGTGGGGACTCTACTGGTACGCGCCCAAGGACCAGTGCGACGCCGTGTCCCCGTGTGGCCCCAACGGGGTGTGCGACACCAACAAGGTGCCCGCCTGCTCCTGCCTCCCCGGGTTCACGCCGCGGTCACCCGCGTCGTGGGCGATGCGGGATGGCCAGGACGGCTGCGTCCGCGCCACGCCGCTCGACTGCGGCTCCAACCGCACCAGCAGCACCGACGGGTTCGCGCCGCTGCCGCACGCCAAGGTGCCCGACACGACGCGGGCGGTGGTGGACTTCGGCTCCAGCCTGGACCAGTGCCGGCAGCGGTGCCTCAGGAACTGCTCCTGCACGGCGTACGCCAGCGCCAACCTCACAGGCGCGCCGGGCCACCGCGGCTGCGTGTTGTGGACCggcggcctcgaggacctccgcGTGTACCCTTCTTTCGGCCAGGAACTCTACCTCCGGCTCGCCGCCGCTGACCTCG CTTCAATGGGCAAGTCAAAGAAAAAGGTCAGTATGGTGGTTGCAGTTGTTGTGAGCATAACTGCTGCCCTGGCAGTTCTTCTAGCAATCACAGGGTTTTtcatttggagagcaaagaaAACAAAAGCAAGAAAACCAG GATCAGCCATATGGACAGCTGGTTCACGCAATAAGGATGGGAGTGAAGGTAAGGATCATGGGGATGACCTGGAGCTACCAGTATATGATTTCGAGACAATAGCAGCAGCCACGGAGGGTTTCTCAACTGAGAATAAGCTTGGTGAAGGTGGCTTTGGACCTGTATATAAG GGTAAGCTTGAGGATGGACAAGAAATAGCTGTTAAAACACTTTCAAGAACATCAACACAGGGTCTTGAGGAATTCAAGAATGAGGTTTTGTTGATAGCTAAACTCCAGCATCGGAATCTTGTTCGACTAATTGGATGCAGCATTTCTGGACCAGACAAGATACTTATATATGAATACATGGAAAACAAGAGCTTGGACTTCTTTATGTTTG acacaaccaagagcaagctACTTGACTGGCAAACACGATACCGTATAATTGAGGGAATTGCCCGAGGTTTACTGTATCTTCACCAGGACTCGAGATATAGAATCATCCACAGAGATCTCAAGACAAGCAACATTCTTCTGGATAAGGATATGACTCCTAAAATTTCAGACTTCGGCATGGCTAGAATGTTTGGCAGTGATGATACAGAGATCAATACTCTCAGAGTAGTTGGCACATA TGGTTATATGGCTCCCGAATACGCAATGGATGGGGTGTTCTCGGTGAAATCAGATGTATTTAGCTTTGGTGTTATAGTGCTGGAAATCATTGCTGGTAAAAGGAACCGAGGTGTCTACAGCTACTCCGGCCACCTCAACCTTCTAGCACAT GCCTGGAGCTTACTGAACGAGGGGAATGGCTTAGATTTAGTCGACGAGAATCTGAATGGCTCCTTCAACTCAGATGAAGTGCTAAAATGCCTCAAAGTGGGGCTTCTATGCGTGCAAGAGAACCCAGACGACCGTCCCCTGATGTCCCAGGTGCTGATGATGTTGGCCAGCACTGACACTGCCTCGTTGCCGACTCCCAAGCAGCCAGGCTTCGCTGCAAGAAGAGCTGCGGCTGAAGACACATCGTGGAGCAAGCCTGACTGCAGCATCGTGGACAGCATGACCATCACAATGGTTGAAGGTCGGTAG
- the LOC136511868 gene encoding receptor-like serine/threonine-protein kinase SD1-8 isoform X2, with translation MSPNHQLRLAAALPLLLLLPAASTARDTIAPGQPLRGNDTLVSSGAGSFVLGFFSPPGSNNTYVGIWYAKVPIRTVVWVANRAAPVRGPAGDNAGATLSVSSEECALAVADANATVVWSSASASPRPGSAASGGGGGPCTARIRDDGNLAVSDQRGRVVWQGFDHPTDTLLPGMRLGVDFAAGTNMTLTAWASPSDPSPSAVVAAMDTSGDPEVFIWNGPTKVWRSGPWDGVQFTGVPDTVTYKGMGFSFRFVNDGREATYSFQVRDAGIVSRLALNSTGGVVGGGGLMQRWTWLEATGAWGLYWYAPKDQCDAVSPCGPNGVCDTNKVPACSCLPGFTPRSPASWAMRDGQDGCVRATPLDCGSNRTSSTDGFAPLPHAKVPDTTRAVVDFGSSLDQCRQRCLRNCSCTAYASANLTGAPGHRGCVLWTGGLEDLRVYPSFGQELYLRLAAADLASMGKSKKKVSMVVAVVVSITAALAVLLAITGFFIWRAKKTKARKPAIWTAGSRNKDGSEGKDHGDDLELPVYDFETIAAATEGFSTENKLGEGGFGPVYKGKLEDGQEIAVKTLSRTSTQGLEEFKNEVLLIAKLQHRNLVRLIGCSISGPDKILIYEYMENKSLDFFMFDTTKSKLLDWQTRYRIIEGIARGLLYLHQDSRYRIIHRDLKTSNILLDKDMTPKISDFGMARMFGSDDTEINTLRVVGTYGYMAPEYAMDGVFSVKSDVFSFGVIVLEIIAGKRNRGVYSYSGHLNLLAHAWSLLNEGNGLDLVDENLNGSFNSDEVLKCLKVGLLCVQENPDDRPLMSQVLMMLASTDTASLPTPKQPGFAARRAAAEDTSWSKPDCSIVDSMTITMVEGR, from the exons ATGTCGCCCAAccaccagctccgcctcgccgcgGCTCTTCCTCTGCTGCTGCTTCTCCCCGCGGCTTCCACCGCCAGGGACACCATCGCGCCGGGCCAGCCGCTCCGGGGAAACGACACGCTCGTCTCGTCGGGCGCCGGCAGCTTCGTGCTGGGCTTCTTCTCCCCGCCGGGCTCCAACAATACCTACGTCGGGATCTGGTACGCCAAGGTGCCCATCCGCACCGTCGTCTGGGTGGCCAACCGCGCCGCCCCCGTCCGTGGCCCCGCGGGGGACAACGCCGGCGCCACGCTCTCCGTGTCCAGCGAAGAATGCGCGCTCGCCGTCGCGGACGCCAACGCCACGGTGGTGTggtcgtcggcgtcggcgtccccGCGGCCCGGATCCGCGGcctcgggcggcggcggcgggccatGCACGGCGCGGATCCGCGACGACGGCAACCTGGCGGTGTCGGACCAGCGCGGGCGCGTGGTGTGGCAGGGGTTCGACCACCCCACCGACACGCTGCTCCCGGGGATGCGGCTCGGGGTGGACTTCGCGGCCGGGACGAACATGACGCTGACGGCGTGGGCGAGCCCCTCCGACCCGTCGCCGAGCGCCGTGGTGGCGGCGATGGACACGTCGGGCGACCCGGAGGTGTTCATCTGGAACGGGCCCACCAAGGTGTGGCGGTCGGGGCCCTGGGACGGCGTGCAGTTCACGGGCGTCCCGGACACCGTCACCTACAAGGGCATGGGGTTCAGCTTCCGCTTCGTCAACGACGGGCGCGAGGCCACCTACAGCTTCCAGGTCCGGGACGCCGGCATCGTCTCCCGGCTGGCGCTCAACAGCACGGGCGGCGTCGTCGGCGGTGGTGGGTTGATGCAGCGGTGGACGTGGCTGGAGGCCACCGGCGCGTGGGGACTCTACTGGTACGCGCCCAAGGACCAGTGCGACGCCGTGTCCCCGTGTGGCCCCAACGGGGTGTGCGACACCAACAAGGTGCCCGCCTGCTCCTGCCTCCCCGGGTTCACGCCGCGGTCACCCGCGTCGTGGGCGATGCGGGATGGCCAGGACGGCTGCGTCCGCGCCACGCCGCTCGACTGCGGCTCCAACCGCACCAGCAGCACCGACGGGTTCGCGCCGCTGCCGCACGCCAAGGTGCCCGACACGACGCGGGCGGTGGTGGACTTCGGCTCCAGCCTGGACCAGTGCCGGCAGCGGTGCCTCAGGAACTGCTCCTGCACGGCGTACGCCAGCGCCAACCTCACAGGCGCGCCGGGCCACCGCGGCTGCGTGTTGTGGACCggcggcctcgaggacctccgcGTGTACCCTTCTTTCGGCCAGGAACTCTACCTCCGGCTCGCCGCCGCTGACCTCG CTTCAATGGGCAAGTCAAAGAAAAAGGTCAGTATGGTGGTTGCAGTTGTTGTGAGCATAACTGCTGCCCTGGCAGTTCTTCTAGCAATCACAGGGTTTTtcatttggagagcaaagaaAACAAAAGCAAGAAAACCAG CCATATGGACAGCTGGTTCACGCAATAAGGATGGGAGTGAAGGTAAGGATCATGGGGATGACCTGGAGCTACCAGTATATGATTTCGAGACAATAGCAGCAGCCACGGAGGGTTTCTCAACTGAGAATAAGCTTGGTGAAGGTGGCTTTGGACCTGTATATAAG GGTAAGCTTGAGGATGGACAAGAAATAGCTGTTAAAACACTTTCAAGAACATCAACACAGGGTCTTGAGGAATTCAAGAATGAGGTTTTGTTGATAGCTAAACTCCAGCATCGGAATCTTGTTCGACTAATTGGATGCAGCATTTCTGGACCAGACAAGATACTTATATATGAATACATGGAAAACAAGAGCTTGGACTTCTTTATGTTTG acacaaccaagagcaagctACTTGACTGGCAAACACGATACCGTATAATTGAGGGAATTGCCCGAGGTTTACTGTATCTTCACCAGGACTCGAGATATAGAATCATCCACAGAGATCTCAAGACAAGCAACATTCTTCTGGATAAGGATATGACTCCTAAAATTTCAGACTTCGGCATGGCTAGAATGTTTGGCAGTGATGATACAGAGATCAATACTCTCAGAGTAGTTGGCACATA TGGTTATATGGCTCCCGAATACGCAATGGATGGGGTGTTCTCGGTGAAATCAGATGTATTTAGCTTTGGTGTTATAGTGCTGGAAATCATTGCTGGTAAAAGGAACCGAGGTGTCTACAGCTACTCCGGCCACCTCAACCTTCTAGCACAT GCCTGGAGCTTACTGAACGAGGGGAATGGCTTAGATTTAGTCGACGAGAATCTGAATGGCTCCTTCAACTCAGATGAAGTGCTAAAATGCCTCAAAGTGGGGCTTCTATGCGTGCAAGAGAACCCAGACGACCGTCCCCTGATGTCCCAGGTGCTGATGATGTTGGCCAGCACTGACACTGCCTCGTTGCCGACTCCCAAGCAGCCAGGCTTCGCTGCAAGAAGAGCTGCGGCTGAAGACACATCGTGGAGCAAGCCTGACTGCAGCATCGTGGACAGCATGACCATCACAATGGTTGAAGGTCGGTAG